In Methanosphaera sp. ISO3-F5, a genomic segment contains:
- a CDS encoding IS4 family transposase has protein sequence MIFDGLENVCPYENDNFKYSFIEDSIESECVDFRKHVLNDSAFTRNRIWGFDDYVKHILFNQRKTIQNNIDTHLKYSKDCVGSYSKQSFSEQRININPDVFKRISINYLRNIGYINLQKNCEFFRTFYGFRLFAGDGSRFELPNKKLTLKEFGFKENYDKKINVVFSGVVDVLNDFMIDGLIGKRGVGEHTLIHKNIEKCKRLIIPEKSIFIFDRGYNSIELMVRIIEMHSYFVIRLRKDTYIGERESMTSDDEIVEIELDKTRRNQFQNNYFKNKIRFFNSLNLRIVNIKLETGEIETLITNLPQETMSKEQLKEIYKARWGIECTYKTLKQRLQIQNYTAQTEIGIQQDIYSTFLLYNIFCYSRIYLNLIINKNMRKKGKKDYYDVNQSHLISRLKIDLFETILDPSKVKNFINNLIKKCTPAPNKVKKPRQYERKKTTPNRYIQTQYKPTF, from the coding sequence TTGATTTTTGATGGATTAGAAAATGTTTGTCCGTATGAAAATGATAATTTTAAATACTCTTTTATTGAAGATTCTATAGAATCTGAGTGTGTTGATTTTAGAAAACATGTTTTGAATGATTCTGCTTTTACTCGTAATCGTATATGGGGTTTTGATGATTATGTTAAACATATATTGTTTAATCAACGTAAAACTATTCAGAACAATATTGATACTCATTTAAAGTACTCAAAAGATTGTGTTGGTAGTTATAGTAAACAGAGTTTTTCAGAACAGAGAATTAATATCAATCCAGATGTATTTAAAAGAATAAGCATTAATTATTTGAGAAATATTGGTTATATAAATTTACAAAAGAATTGTGAGTTCTTTAGAACTTTTTATGGGTTTCGTTTATTTGCTGGTGATGGATCTCGTTTTGAATTACCAAATAAAAAGTTAACATTGAAAGAATTTGGGTTTAAAGAAAATTATGATAAAAAGATTAATGTTGTCTTTTCAGGTGTTGTTGATGTTCTAAATGATTTCATGATTGATGGTTTAATTGGCAAAAGGGGTGTTGGCGAGCATACTTTGATTCATAAAAATATTGAAAAGTGTAAAAGACTGATAATTCCTGAAAAATCCATATTTATATTCGATAGAGGATATAATTCTATTGAATTAATGGTTAGAATAATAGAAATGCATAGTTATTTTGTTATCAGACTAAGAAAAGACACATACATAGGAGAACGTGAATCCATGACTTCTGATGATGAAATAGTTGAAATAGAATTAGACAAAACAAGACGAAACCAATTCCAAAACAACTATTTTAAAAATAAAATAAGATTCTTTAATTCATTAAATTTAAGAATTGTAAATATAAAACTAGAAACTGGAGAAATAGAAACATTAATAACAAATTTACCACAAGAAACTATGAGTAAAGAACAATTAAAAGAAATATATAAAGCCAGATGGGGAATAGAATGCACATATAAAACACTTAAACAAAGACTACAAATACAAAACTACACCGCACAAACAGAAATTGGAATACAACAAGACATATACTCTACATTTTTACTATATAACATATTTTGCTATTCCAGAATATACTTAAATCTAATAATTAACAAAAATATGAGAAAAAAAGGAAAAAAAGATTATTATGATGTAAATCAATCCCATCTTATCAGCAGATTAAAAATAGATTTATTCGAAACAATATTAGATCCATCAAAAGTCAAAAACTTCATCAATAACTTAATAAAAAAATGCACACCCGCACCAAACAAAGTTAAAAAGCCCCGTCAATATGAAAGAAAGAAAACAACACCCAACAGATACATACAAACACAATACAAACCAACATTTTAA
- a CDS encoding RNA-guided endonuclease TnpB family protein — protein MIVVMYKSFVVRIYPDEVQENFFTNQFGCCRFVFNTFLDAKKKVYAEKGEYLSFYDCSAMLTELKKSKTWLKRVDSTGLIESLKNLENAFNRFFNQISKYPRYKSKYNPVQSYKTNNINNNIRIDGNCIRLPKVGWIRFRTHQKITGQIQSVTVKRKASGKYFVSILCKDVTRHVFKSNNRSCGIDLGVSRFVTINTGKIIQFPQQNKIIQLNNRIRRLQRKLSKKEFGSKNYNKIKKMIAQTYEKIHNILDYHFYKIAQRLTEKYSVICMETLNIKGMLKNSRLSKSIQEKSWHMFTKIIEQKAYEHGRTLIHIDQWYPSSKTCNNCQYYNDKLKLDNRIWTCPQCGNTHDRDINAAKNIQREGLKKI, from the coding sequence TTGATAGTTGTTATGTATAAGAGTTTTGTTGTTCGTATTTATCCTGATGAGGTTCAGGAGAATTTTTTCACCAATCAGTTTGGTTGTTGTCGGTTTGTTTTTAATACTTTTCTGGATGCCAAAAAGAAAGTATATGCTGAAAAGGGAGAGTATTTGTCTTTTTATGATTGTTCTGCTATGTTAACTGAACTAAAAAAGTCTAAAACTTGGTTAAAACGAGTTGATTCCACAGGTTTAATTGAATCATTGAAAAATTTAGAAAATGCATTTAACAGATTCTTTAACCAAATCAGCAAGTATCCGCGTTATAAAAGCAAGTATAATCCAGTACAATCTTATAAAACTAATAATATCAATAACAATATCCGGATTGATGGTAATTGTATTCGTCTTCCTAAGGTGGGTTGGATACGATTTCGTACTCATCAAAAGATAACTGGTCAAATACAATCTGTAACTGTTAAAAGAAAAGCATCCGGCAAATATTTTGTTTCTATTTTATGTAAAGATGTTACAAGACATGTTTTTAAGAGTAATAATCGTAGTTGTGGTATTGATTTGGGAGTATCACGTTTTGTCACAATAAACACGGGCAAAATAATACAGTTCCCACAGCAAAATAAAATCATACAATTAAATAATAGAATACGAAGATTACAAAGAAAACTATCTAAGAAAGAATTTGGCAGCAAAAACTATAATAAAATCAAAAAGATGATAGCACAAACCTATGAAAAAATACATAACATACTAGACTATCACTTTTATAAGATAGCGCAACGATTAACAGAAAAATACTCGGTAATCTGCATGGAAACACTAAACATCAAAGGTATGCTAAAAAACAGCAGACTATCTAAGAGTATACAGGAAAAATCATGGCACATGTTCACAAAAATAATAGAACAAAAAGCATATGAACATGGACGAACACTAATACACATTGACCAATGGTACCCCTCCAGTAAAACATGCAATAACTGCCAATACTACAATGACAAGTTAAAACTCGACAACAGAATATGGACATGTCCACAATGTGGAAATACACATGATAGAGACATAAATGCAGCCAAAAACATACAACGAGAAGGGTTAAAAAAAATATAA
- the alaS gene encoding alanine--tRNA ligase yields the protein MTFELEDLGFKKHVCSKCGQTFWSIKERSTCGDAPCDEYEFIGNPVTNKQYDLMGIQKQFKEFFKNNNHTPIDRYPVLAKRWRNDVFLVGATIYDFQPWVTSGMVRPPANPLTIAQPSIRLNDVDNVGRSGRHMTCFTMGAHHAFNSDDNEIYWKDQTLRYCYEFLVSIGINPEEITYIESWWKGGGNEGPSYEICAHGVELATLVFIQYKTTKDGLEEIPLRIVDTGYGLERIAWVSQGTPTAYDATFGPVIDKLTELSGVELDTEILSENARIAGMMDLEDISDLKLLRKKVAEKLSLDPEVLRKATAPMEAIYIVADHTRCLSFMLADGIIPSNVKEGYLARLVLRRTVKYMNELGLKESLSDIMKIQLDFLSQTYPEIKDNAEHILNITDLEEERYHTTLTKGRNLVKRSIEKLRKEGQTSFPTDMLINFYDSNGIPPETVESICNENDFDANIPDNFYTQIAAAHEEEDEEEQEPLELDYPQTYLAFYDDLQQRQFTAKVLGVEDSNKIILDQTIYYPEGGGQPSDEGTITRPDGTTINITYAEKQDGIVLHHVDKEDIEKLDGIIGEEITGEIDALRRDLLTSNHSATHLIIASARKVLGKHIWQAGSQNGIEKTRIDLSHYKRITTDDLKQIEKLANEYVKQNLPVNIQWYDRTDAEIKYGFKLYQGGIVPGKDIRVVEIPGVDVEACAGTHVQTTGDVGIIKVLKTERVQDGVERIEFAVADSAINKIQEIDDILRESSDVFGVDAEQLPKTCNRFFNEWKEQQKTIKALEKQLAEAKISSLQDNVEEVNGYKILTQIMDAQAGQLREIATNLVEKDEVADLAVIINNQGNIVASCNGQIVDKGLKMGDVINIIGEIMGGRGGGKPNLAQGAGMTQLDKKEEAFTALHDKINEL from the coding sequence ATGACTTTTGAATTAGAAGATTTAGGATTTAAAAAACATGTCTGCAGTAAGTGTGGACAGACTTTCTGGTCAATAAAAGAAAGATCAACATGTGGAGATGCTCCATGTGATGAGTATGAATTTATTGGTAATCCTGTTACAAACAAACAATACGATCTGATGGGTATTCAGAAACAGTTTAAGGAATTTTTCAAAAACAATAACCATACACCAATAGACAGGTACCCAGTACTTGCAAAAAGATGGAGAAATGACGTATTCCTGGTGGGAGCTACAATATATGACTTCCAGCCATGGGTAACAAGTGGAATGGTAAGGCCTCCGGCAAATCCTCTTACAATAGCACAGCCATCAATAAGATTAAATGATGTGGATAATGTGGGAAGAAGTGGAAGACACATGACCTGCTTCACAATGGGAGCACACCACGCATTCAACAGTGACGACAACGAAATATACTGGAAAGACCAAACACTAAGATACTGTTACGAATTCCTGGTAAGCATAGGCATAAACCCAGAAGAAATAACTTACATAGAATCCTGGTGGAAAGGTGGAGGAAACGAAGGACCATCCTATGAAATATGTGCACACGGAGTAGAACTAGCAACACTAGTGTTCATACAATACAAAACAACCAAAGATGGCCTCGAAGAAATACCATTAAGAATAGTGGACACAGGATACGGACTAGAACGTATAGCATGGGTAAGTCAGGGAACACCAACCGCATATGATGCAACATTCGGACCAGTAATAGACAAACTAACCGAACTAAGCGGAGTAGAACTAGACACAGAAATACTATCAGAAAATGCAAGAATAGCAGGGATGATGGACCTCGAAGACATATCAGACCTAAAACTCCTACGAAAAAAAGTAGCAGAAAAACTATCATTAGACCCAGAAGTACTAAGAAAAGCAACAGCACCAATGGAAGCAATATACATAGTAGCAGACCATACCCGATGTCTAAGCTTCATGCTAGCAGACGGGATAATACCATCCAACGTAAAAGAAGGATACCTTGCAAGACTAGTGCTAAGAAGAACAGTAAAATACATGAACGAACTAGGACTCAAAGAATCATTATCAGATATAATGAAAATACAACTAGACTTCCTAAGCCAAACATACCCAGAAATCAAGGACAACGCAGAACACATACTAAACATCACAGACCTCGAAGAAGAAAGATACCATACAACACTCACCAAGGGAAGAAACCTTGTAAAACGTTCAATAGAAAAACTAAGAAAAGAAGGACAAACATCATTCCCAACAGACATGCTCATAAACTTCTACGACTCCAACGGAATACCACCAGAAACAGTAGAAAGCATATGCAATGAAAACGACTTTGACGCAAACATACCAGACAACTTCTACACACAAATAGCAGCAGCACACGAAGAAGAAGACGAAGAAGAACAAGAACCATTAGAACTAGACTACCCACAAACATACCTGGCATTCTATGATGACCTACAGCAAAGACAATTCACGGCCAAAGTACTGGGAGTAGAAGACTCAAACAAGATAATACTAGACCAGACAATATACTACCCTGAAGGTGGAGGACAACCATCAGATGAAGGAACAATCACCAGGCCAGATGGAACAACAATAAACATAACCTACGCCGAAAAACAGGACGGAATAGTACTACACCACGTAGACAAAGAAGACATAGAAAAACTAGACGGTATCATAGGCGAAGAAATAACTGGTGAAATAGATGCACTAAGACGAGACCTACTTACAAGCAACCACTCAGCAACACACCTTATCATAGCATCAGCAAGAAAAGTGCTAGGAAAACACATATGGCAGGCAGGATCACAAAATGGAATAGAAAAAACAAGAATCGACCTATCACACTACAAACGAATCACAACAGACGATCTAAAACAGATAGAAAAACTTGCAAACGAGTACGTTAAACAAAACCTCCCAGTAAACATACAATGGTATGACAGGACAGACGCAGAAATCAAGTACGGATTCAAACTATACCAGGGAGGTATAGTACCTGGAAAAGACATAAGAGTAGTGGAAATACCAGGCGTAGACGTGGAAGCATGTGCAGGAACACACGTACAAACCACTGGTGATGTTGGAATCATCAAAGTACTTAAAACAGAAAGAGTACAGGACGGAGTGGAACGTATAGAATTCGCAGTAGCAGACAGTGCAATAAACAAGATACAGGAAATAGATGACATCCTAAGAGAAAGCAGTGACGTGTTCGGCGTAGATGCAGAACAGTTACCTAAAACATGTAACAGGTTCTTCAATGAATGGAAGGAACAGCAAAAAACAATAAAAGCACTAGAAAAACAATTAGCAGAAGCAAAAATATCATCACTCCAGGATAATGTTGAAGAAGTAAACGGTTACAAAATATTAACACAAATAATGGATGCACAGGCAGGACAGCTAAGAGAAATAGCAACAAACCTCGTGGAGAAGGATGAAGTAGCAGACCTTGCTGTTATCATTAACAATCAGGGAAATATTGTAGCATCATGTAACGGGCAGATAGTGGATAAAGGCCTGAAAATGGGTGATGTAATAAACATTATCGGTGAAATCATGGGTGGAAGAGGAGGAGGAAAACCTAACCTTGCACAAGGTGCGGGAATGACACAACTTGATAAGAAAGAAGAAGCATTCACTGCATTACATGATAAAATAAATGAATTATAA
- a CDS encoding type II CAAX prenyl endopeptidase Rce1 family protein, translated as MPVTGWILIFISILLGFIASASIYDYSEFLSSIIQCTIMIIPLLYYLGWDYNLIIRKPTNDELKIAILMFLGYICYAIIMIILLDTLGLTGTGGVVQEDYVTIETIISLIFSMMNEELIKFIPLMFFMRLFYKFSQKRKLSFIVSAIIVMAGFGLLHYTDGVTIYSVLLIQGLGSIFEVYGYYKTRNLLVPYLSHLLTDAFLMSLMLLQL; from the coding sequence ATGCCAGTAACCGGATGGATACTTATATTCATATCAATACTATTAGGTTTCATAGCATCAGCATCAATATATGATTATTCAGAATTCCTATCAAGCATAATTCAATGCACAATAATGATCATACCACTACTATACTATCTAGGATGGGATTATAATCTCATAATACGCAAACCCACAAATGACGAACTAAAAATAGCAATACTAATGTTTCTAGGATACATCTGTTATGCAATAATCATGATAATACTACTGGACACACTAGGATTAACAGGCACTGGAGGAGTAGTACAGGAAGATTATGTGACAATAGAAACCATAATCTCACTAATATTTTCCATGATGAACGAAGAACTAATTAAATTCATACCATTAATGTTCTTCATGAGACTATTCTATAAGTTTTCACAAAAGCGTAAACTATCATTCATAGTCTCAGCAATCATAGTAATGGCAGGTTTCGGATTACTACATTACACTGATGGAGTCACAATATACTCTGTTTTACTAATACAAGGCCTGGGCTCAATCTTCGAAGTATACGGTTACTATAAGACAAGAAATCTATTAGTACCATATTTATCTCACCTATTAACAGACGCATTTCTAATGAGCCTAATGTTACTTCAGTTATGA
- a CDS encoding methanogenesis marker 16 metalloprotein, with protein sequence MVKTVDEIREKLDSGDAVVLTAQELKTKLKNGEEVTLDDVDVVTCGTSGVMSGTTALLHIPVSEPGEFNKAKEVYLNGVPAYPGPCPNELLGSVDVVLYGTNHSKTREGYGGGFLLKDLVEGKEIDVQVFDNEGKEFNTKITLDDLGTARIIGTRMAFKNYNSFTNPERKAQESIFNVAPMEGPYNNYSFSGCGDINPLANDPEQKVIRPGTKVLLNGAQGVIIDNGTRSTDEKPNLLLTADIKEMNSYYLGGFKTGMGPEVFDSVAIPIPVTSEEVLENLKVLNKDIQLPVCDIHGRHLPIDNIDYTVWDDVDYRPTTDPDKCFNCIPCLPELYCPVNAYGKDKTIDTSLCYGCGYCAYVCPRGVPSIELGNIRIEADGKQRSIPVTCRQSDKKRGMDIAEELKESILDGSFKL encoded by the coding sequence ATGGTGAAAACAGTAGATGAAATTAGGGAAAAATTAGATTCAGGTGACGCAGTAGTACTGACAGCACAAGAACTTAAAACTAAATTAAAAAATGGTGAAGAAGTTACATTGGATGATGTTGACGTAGTAACATGTGGAACCAGTGGTGTGATGAGTGGAACCACAGCATTACTACATATTCCAGTATCCGAACCAGGAGAATTTAACAAGGCAAAAGAAGTCTACCTTAATGGTGTTCCAGCATATCCGGGTCCATGTCCTAATGAATTATTAGGATCCGTTGATGTTGTACTCTACGGTACAAATCATAGTAAAACAAGGGAAGGATATGGTGGAGGATTCCTACTTAAAGACCTTGTGGAAGGCAAAGAAATAGATGTTCAGGTATTTGATAATGAAGGAAAAGAGTTCAATACTAAAATAACATTGGATGATCTTGGCACGGCCAGAATCATTGGTACACGTATGGCCTTCAAGAACTATAATTCATTCACAAATCCTGAAAGAAAAGCACAGGAATCCATATTTAATGTAGCTCCAATGGAGGGACCATATAATAATTATTCATTCAGTGGGTGTGGTGACATAAATCCACTGGCAAACGATCCCGAACAGAAAGTAATAAGGCCGGGTACAAAGGTACTGTTAAATGGTGCTCAGGGTGTAATAATTGATAATGGTACAAGAAGTACTGATGAAAAACCTAACCTACTGCTTACTGCTGACATTAAGGAAATGAACTCATATTATCTTGGAGGATTTAAGACTGGTATGGGTCCTGAAGTATTTGATTCTGTTGCAATCCCTATACCTGTTACAAGTGAAGAAGTGCTTGAAAACCTAAAAGTACTTAACAAGGACATACAATTACCTGTATGTGATATTCATGGAAGACACTTGCCAATAGATAATATTGATTATACTGTATGGGATGATGTGGATTACAGGCCAACAACAGACCCTGATAAATGTTTTAACTGTATTCCATGTTTACCAGAACTTTACTGTCCAGTAAATGCTTATGGTAAAGATAAAACGATAGATACCAGTTTATGTTATGGTTGTGGATACTGTGCATATGTTTGTCCACGTGGTGTGCCAAGCATTGAACTTGGTAATATCAGAATCGAAGCTGATGGTAAGCAAAGAAGCATCCCTGTTACATGCAGGCAGTCTGATAAGAAGCGTGGAATGGATATTGCAGAGGAACTTAAGGAATCCATTCTTGATGGTTCATTTAAACTTTAA